From Salarias fasciatus chromosome 5, fSalaFa1.1, whole genome shotgun sequence, a single genomic window includes:
- the aldh4a1 gene encoding delta-1-pyrroline-5-carboxylate dehydrogenase, mitochondrial — MIRGPLRATAGLWRCARGFRTFPSAAVDVKNEPILSFKDGSSERRELIQALDRLKGQTEDIPCVVGDEHVWTSDIRYQLCPFNHSHKVAKFCYADQELINRAILASVAARRDWDLTPVEDRAQILFKAADVISGPKRAEILAKTMLGQGKTVVQAEIDAAAELIDFFRFNAKHAVELQQQQPLDAEGSTNTMLYRGLEGFVAAVAPFNFTAIGGNLAGTPALMGNVVLWKPSDAAMSASYAVYRVLRDCGLPPNIIQFLPADGPAFGDTVTSSEHLAAINFTGSVPTFKRLWKQVAENLDSYRTFPRLAGECGGKNFHFVHSSADVRSVVNGTVRSAFEYGGQKCSACSRMYVPHSLWPQVKGQLLHIHSQLRVGDPVDDFSTFFSAVIDDKSFSRIRGWLDHARSSPSLSVLAGGGCDDSRGYFVEPTIVQTTDPHDPIMSQEIFGPLLSVYVYPDDDYKKVLELIDQTSPYALTGAVFAQDPSVIEEAARVLRNAAGNYYVNDKSTGSIVAQQPFGGARASGTNDKPGGPHYVLRWTSPQVVKRTSVPLTEWTYPYMG, encoded by the exons ATGATCCGGGGACCGCTGCGAGCGACGGCCGGCCTGTGGCGCTGCGCGCGGGG gttcaGGACGTtcccctctgctgctgttgatgtGAAAAATGAGCCAATCCTCAGTTTCAAAGACGGAAGTTCAGAGAGACGAGAACTGATCcag GCGTTGGACCGTCTGAAGGGACAGACTGAAGACATTCCCTGTGTGGTCGGAGACGAACATGTGTGGACGTCAGACATCAGataccagctgtgt CCGTTCAATCACTCGCACAAGGTGGCCAAGTTCTGCTACGCGGACCAG gagctgaTCAACAGAGCCATCCTGGCGTCCGTGGCGGCGAGGAGGGACTGGGACTTGACCCCGGTGGAGGACCGAGCTCAGATCCTCTTCAAGGCCGCCGACGTGATCAGTGGACCGAAGAGAGCCGAGATCCTGGCCAAGACCATGCTGGGCCAG GGAAAGACGGTGGTCCAGGCGGAGATagacgccgccgccgagctCATTGACTTCTTCAGATTCAACGCCAAACACgccgtggagctgcagcagcagcagccgctggaCGCCGAGGGCAGCACCAACACCATGCTGTACCGCGGCCTGgag GGCTTCGTTGCCGCAGTGGCTCCCTTCAACTTCACCGCCATCGGAGGGAACCTGGCCGGAACGCCAGCTCTGATG GGGAATGTGGTTCTGTGGAAACCCAGCGACGCCGCCATGTCCGCCAGCTACGCGGTCTACAGAGTCCTGCGGGACTGCGGTCTGCCCCCCAACATCATCCAGTTCCTGCCTGCAGACGGACCCGCCTTCGGGGACACCGTCACGTCCTCCGAGCACCTGGCGGCCATCAACTTCACCGGCAGCGTGCC GACTTTCAAGCGTCTGTGGAAGCAGGTGGCTGAGAACCTGGACTCGTACCGGACGTTCCCCCGACTGGCAGGAG AGTGCGGGGGGAAGAACTTCCACTTCGTCCACTCTTCCGCCGACGTCCGGAGCGTCGTCAACGGAACCGTCCGCTCAGCCTTCGAGTACGGAGGACAGAAATGCTCCGCCTGCTCCCGCATGTACGTCCCCCACAGCCTCTGGccccaggtcaaaggtcagctgctgcacatccaCAGCCAGCTGCGAGTGGGAGAC CCCGTCGACGACTTCAGCACCTTCTTCTCTGCGGTCATCGATGACAAG TCCTTCTCCCGGATCAGAGGCTGGTTGGACCATGCCCGCTCGTCCCCGTCCCTCAGTGTCCTCGCCGGTGGGGGCTGTGACGACAGCAGAGGATACTTCGTGGAGCCGACCATTGTCCAGACCACCGACCCCCACGACCCCATCATGAGCCAG gagATCTTCGGTCCTCTCCTCAGTGTTTATGTTTATCCGGACGACGACTACAAGAAGGTTCTGGAGCTGATCGACCAGACGTCTCCCTACGCCCTGACGGGGGCGGTGTTCGCCCAGGACcc GTCGGTGATTGAAGAAGCTGCTCGAGTTTTGAGGAACGCAGCAGGAAACTATTATGTGAACGATAAATCTACTGGATCCATCGTGGCTCAGCAGCCGTTCGGAGGAGCCCGAGCTTCAG GCACCAACGACAAACCCGGCGGTCCTCACTATGTCCTCCGATGGACGTCTCCTCAGGTGGTCAAGCGGACCAGTGTCCCCCTCACAGAGTGGACGTACCCCTACATGGGCTGA